Proteins encoded in a region of the Sphingomonas sp. HMP9 genome:
- the lepB gene encoding signal peptidase I, translating to MANDAKTKPQRSETPRSEMGETFRFLLKLALVVLILRSFIFAPFSIPSESMLPRLLIGDYLFVSKWNYGYSRWSLPGGVPLIPGRIFGSTPTRGDVVVFRAPEVLDHDVIKRVIGLPGETVQMRQGTVYLNGKAIPKLRIADFTIPLTANFDAEKCGAPFVDVVANVQICRYPRFRETLPGGRSYEVLDQAQLPDRDDTGLYTIPAGHIFVMGDNRDDSGDSRFPAPQGMGYVPLENVEGKAVVNFFSTDGDAEWLKPWTWVSAARWSRIGEGL from the coding sequence ATGGCAAATGACGCGAAGACGAAACCCCAGCGCTCCGAGACACCCCGTTCTGAAATGGGCGAGACCTTCCGCTTCCTGCTGAAGCTCGCGCTGGTCGTGCTGATCCTGCGCAGCTTCATCTTCGCGCCGTTCAGCATCCCGTCCGAATCGATGCTGCCCCGGCTGCTGATCGGCGACTATCTCTTCGTCTCGAAGTGGAACTACGGCTATTCGCGCTGGTCGTTGCCCGGTGGCGTGCCGCTGATCCCCGGCCGCATCTTCGGCAGCACGCCGACCCGCGGCGACGTGGTCGTCTTCCGCGCGCCCGAAGTGCTCGATCACGACGTCATCAAGCGCGTCATCGGCCTCCCCGGCGAGACCGTCCAGATGCGCCAGGGCACCGTCTACCTCAACGGCAAGGCGATCCCGAAACTCCGCATCGCCGACTTCACGATCCCGCTCACCGCCAATTTCGACGCCGAGAAGTGCGGCGCGCCGTTCGTCGACGTCGTCGCGAACGTCCAGATCTGCCGCTACCCCCGCTTCCGCGAGACATTGCCCGGCGGCCGCAGCTACGAAGTCCTCGACCAGGCCCAGCTCCCCGACCGCGACGACACCGGGCTCTACACCATCCCCGCGGGCCACATCTTCGTGATGGGCGACAACCGCGACGACAGCGGCGACAGCCGCTTCCCCGCGCCGCAGGGCATGGGCTACGTCCCGCTTGAGAATGTCGAGGGCAAGGCGGTCGTCAATTTCTTCTCGACCGACGGCGACGCCGAATGGCTCAAACCCTGGACCTGGGTCAGCGCCGCGCGGTGGAGCCGCATCGGGGAAGGCTTGTGA
- the pgi gene encoding glucose-6-phosphate isomerase encodes MTADWSTIEALPAAKLTDLFAADSERLSKLSLDVAGIHFDWSKTHLTTDMITAFEAMAKAQDLAGKRQAMFSGEIVNVTEGRAVEHTAERGEGKPESVAIAQASHARMRTLIDAIEADALGPVRHILHVGIGGSALGPQLLVDSLGRDDKRYDVGIVANVDGVALEDVFAKFDPAATLLVVASKTFTTTETLMNAEAVLQWMTEHNVEDPYGRVIALTAAPEKAMEWGVDETRILPFSESVGGRYSLWSTIGFPAAIALGWDRFEELLEGAAEMDRHFRLAALHENAPALAAFADLYYTQIRHAETRATFAYDERLRLLPSYLQQLEMESNGKSVTAEGEPLGRPSAAITWGGVGTEAQHAVFQLLHQGTHLVPVEFVASIEPGDTLPDEHHRALLLNAFAQGAALMAGKQVEDPARSYSGDRPSSTLLLDDLDARTLGALIAFYEHRVFVNGVLLGINSFDQFGVELGKEMAKAAEKGGQTFDPSTDDLITRAFG; translated from the coding sequence ATGACCGCCGACTGGTCCACGATCGAAGCCCTGCCCGCCGCCAAGCTGACCGACCTGTTCGCAGCAGATTCGGAGCGCCTGTCGAAGCTCAGCCTCGACGTCGCGGGCATCCATTTCGACTGGTCGAAGACGCATCTGACGACCGACATGATCACCGCGTTCGAGGCGATGGCCAAGGCGCAGGATCTGGCTGGCAAGCGCCAGGCGATGTTCTCGGGCGAGATCGTCAACGTCACCGAGGGCCGCGCGGTCGAGCACACCGCCGAGCGCGGCGAGGGCAAGCCCGAGAGCGTCGCGATCGCGCAGGCGAGCCATGCCCGGATGCGGACGCTGATCGACGCGATCGAGGCGGATGCGCTCGGGCCGGTGCGGCATATCCTGCACGTCGGGATCGGCGGGTCGGCGCTGGGGCCGCAATTGCTGGTCGATTCGCTCGGGCGCGACGACAAGCGCTACGACGTCGGGATCGTCGCCAATGTCGACGGGGTGGCGCTGGAGGATGTGTTCGCGAAGTTCGATCCGGCGGCGACGTTGCTGGTGGTCGCGTCGAAGACCTTCACAACGACCGAGACGCTGATGAACGCCGAGGCGGTGTTGCAGTGGATGACCGAGCATAATGTCGAGGACCCTTACGGCCGCGTGATCGCGCTGACCGCCGCGCCTGAAAAGGCGATGGAATGGGGTGTCGACGAGACTCGCATCCTGCCGTTTTCGGAGAGCGTCGGCGGGCGGTATTCGCTGTGGTCGACGATCGGGTTTCCCGCGGCGATCGCGCTCGGTTGGGACCGGTTCGAGGAACTGCTCGAAGGGGCCGCGGAGATGGATCGGCATTTCCGGCTTGCCGCGCTGCACGAGAATGCGCCGGCGCTCGCGGCGTTCGCCGACCTGTATTACACGCAGATCCGCCATGCCGAGACGCGCGCGACGTTCGCCTATGACGAGCGGTTGCGGTTGCTGCCGAGCTATCTCCAGCAGCTGGAGATGGAGTCGAACGGCAAGTCGGTGACCGCGGAGGGCGAACCGCTCGGGCGGCCGTCGGCGGCGATCACCTGGGGCGGGGTCGGGACCGAGGCGCAGCACGCGGTGTTCCAGTTGCTCCACCAGGGCACGCACCTCGTGCCGGTCGAGTTCGTCGCGTCGATCGAGCCGGGCGATACGCTGCCCGACGAGCATCATCGTGCGCTGTTGCTCAACGCGTTTGCACAGGGCGCGGCGTTGATGGCAGGCAAGCAGGTCGAGGATCCGGCGCGCAGCTATTCGGGTGATCGGCCGTCGTCGACGTTGCTGCTCGACGATCTCGATGCGCGCACGCTGGGGGCGCTGATCGCGTTTTACGAGCACCGCGTGTTCGTGAACGGCGTGCTGCTGGGGATCAACTCGTTCGACCAGTTCGGGGTGGAGCTGGGAAAGGAAATGGCGAAGGCGGCGGAGAAGGGCGGACAGACGTTCGACCCCTCGACGGACGATCTGATCACGCGGGCGTTTGGGTGA